The Argentina anserina chromosome 3, drPotAnse1.1, whole genome shotgun sequence genome includes a region encoding these proteins:
- the LOC126785966 gene encoding (S)-scoulerine 9-O-methyltransferase-like has translation MKSHGSLANHTSAWGLANSITIQMTLRAAIELNVFNIIAKSGRGAHLTSKEIVSQIPNTNPTLAGENLERMLKLVSVHSLLSTSLKPNPIDKAKQETSYGLTEEALCLVPNEDGVSFVPMVLWGSEMLFLNSYSMLKYTVLEPESSPFLKAHGETVYEYMSDRPELCQLFDKVMAVNSYLYFDDKVFEVYKGFEEVKELMDVGGGDGTAIAKIVSHYPHIRGINFNLPSVISRAPNFQGVEHVSGDMLESIPKTESVMLKLILHNWDDEHCKLILRNCWEAIPYYGKVIAVEHYVMPELVENTPEMKRVMCVDLAMMVMCPGGKERTTAEFDALAKSVGFVETKIFPLPHGSYVIEFLKGGSPEAIVE, from the exons ATGAAAAGCCATGGAAGTTTAGCAAATCATACTTCAGCTTGGGGTTTGGCAAATTCTATCACCATTCAAATGACTCTGAGAGCAGCAATAGAGCTCAATGTGTTTAACATCATTGCCAAATCAGGTCGTGGAGCTCATCTTACATCAAAAGAAATTGTTTCACAAATACCCAACACAAATCCAACTTTAGCAGGTGAGAATTTAGAGCGAATGCTCAAACTTGTAAGTGTTCACTCTCTCTTATCCACATCTCTAAAACCAAACCCTATCGATAAGGCAAAGCAAGAAACAAGTTATGGACTAACAGAGGAAGCGCTCTGCCTAGTGCCGAATGAAGATGGTGTTTCTTTTGTTCCGATGGTTCTGTGGGGCTCTGAAATGCTCTTTTTGAACAGCTACTCGATGCTCAAGTACACGGTTCTCGAACCGGAGAGTTCTCCCTTTCTCAAAGCGCATGGGGAGACGGTGTATGAATACATGTCTGACAGACCTGAGCTTTGCCAGTTGTTCGACAAGGTAATGGCAGTAAATTCTTACCTATATTTTGATGATAAGGTGTTTGAGGTTTACAAAGGTTTCGAAGAGGTCAAGGAGCTGATGGATGTAGGAGGTGGTGATGGAACTGCAATTGCCAAGATAGTGTCCCATTATCCTCATATCAGGGGAATCAACTTCAATTTGCCGAGTGTTATATCGCGAGCTCCTAACTTTCAAG GCGTGGAACATGTAAGCGGAGATATGCTTGAATCAATACCAAAGACGGAGTCAGTCATGTTGAAG TTGATACTTCATAATTGGGATGATGAACACTGTAAATTGATATTGAGAAACTGTTGGGAGGCAATACCATATTATGGGAAGGTAATAGCTGTTGAGCATTATGTAATGCCTGAACTAGTTGAGAATACCCCAGAAATGAAGCGTGTAATGTGTGTTGATTTAGCCATGATGGTCATGTGCCCCGGTGGTAAGGAGCGAACAACAGCTGAATTTGATGCTCTAGCCAAATCCGTAGGTTTTGTGGAAACAAAAATCTTCCCACTTCCTCATGGGAGTTATGTTATCGAGTTTCTCAAGGGTGGGAGTCCGGAAGCAATCGTTGAATAA